In the genome of Telluria beijingensis, one region contains:
- a CDS encoding alpha/beta hydrolase, whose translation MRLSSLLPFFLCGALLNATAAPMKLDDYLALSGPAPSAKLAYGPAPSQYAELFVPQGAGPFPVAVLVHGGCWTSKFGGITQFRNMAGALAARGIAVWNVEYRRVDEEGGGYPGMYLDMHAALDLLAANAAAHKLDLERIVAVGHSAGGQLVQWIAGRARIPAGSPLHRANPLKVDRIVSLGGLADLRHEAALIKSSCDRDIAQLAGTPSPGRPDVLVDTNAADLMPNGSRTWLVTGELDTISPPRVARDYAARAKAAGDAAEVVILPNASHYDEVAATSPSWPQVVRVIEQALAIPR comes from the coding sequence ATGCGCCTGTCCAGCCTGCTTCCTTTCTTCCTGTGCGGCGCACTCCTGAACGCCACCGCCGCCCCGATGAAACTCGACGATTACCTGGCCCTGAGCGGCCCCGCCCCCTCCGCCAAGCTGGCCTATGGCCCCGCCCCATCGCAATATGCCGAACTGTTCGTGCCGCAAGGCGCCGGGCCATTCCCGGTGGCGGTGCTGGTGCATGGCGGCTGCTGGACCAGCAAGTTCGGCGGCATCACCCAGTTCCGCAACATGGCCGGCGCCCTGGCCGCGCGCGGCATCGCGGTGTGGAATGTCGAATACCGGCGCGTGGACGAGGAAGGCGGTGGCTATCCCGGCATGTACCTCGACATGCATGCGGCGCTCGACCTGCTCGCCGCCAACGCCGCCGCGCACAAGCTCGACCTGGAACGCATCGTCGCGGTCGGCCATTCGGCTGGCGGCCAGCTGGTGCAGTGGATCGCGGGACGCGCGCGCATCCCGGCCGGCAGCCCGCTGCACCGGGCCAATCCCCTCAAGGTCGACCGCATCGTCAGCCTGGGCGGCCTGGCCGACCTGCGCCACGAGGCGGCGCTGATCAAGTCCAGCTGCGACCGCGACATCGCGCAACTGGCCGGCACGCCGAGCCCTGGGCGGCCAGACGTGCTGGTCGATACCAATGCCGCCGACCTGATGCCCAATGGCAGCCGCACCTGGCTGGTGACGGGCGAACTCGATACGATCTCGCCACCGCGCGTGGCCCGCGACTACGCCGCGCGCGCGAAAGCGGCCGGCGACGCAGCCGAGGTCGTGATCCTGCCGAACGCCAGCCATTACGACGAAGTGGCGGCGACCTCGCCAAGCTGGCCGCAGGTAGTGCGGGTGATCGAACAGGCGCTCGCCATCCCACGCTGA
- a CDS encoding Kelch repeat-containing protein produces MKRIVPALLAMTLLGTSGAAMAQAWSRLADTSLARQEIYPTVLDGKIYVAGGILTAAPGFTDLFESYDAATDRWTRLAPLPEGRHHIALAAAGGRIYGIGGFSGAIPDWRAHASVFVYDPKSGRWSNGPSLPQARAEGVVATSGDRIYFIGGRIPTSAGARHIGEHADTSRAEALDVRSGRWERIADAPSARNSAAGAVIGDKIYVVGGRQMVAQADGRSRPVNVATLEVYDPATNRWETRAPMPLAQGGLAAAAHGGKLYVFGGEQFVPQAKVFGESWVYDPALDRWSALPAMATPRHGHGAAVVGQRIYLMGGGERVGVAASAVHEALAMPVR; encoded by the coding sequence TTGAAACGCATCGTGCCGGCGCTGCTGGCAATGACCCTGCTTGGCACTTCCGGCGCCGCCATGGCGCAGGCCTGGTCGCGCCTGGCCGACACCTCGCTGGCGCGCCAGGAAATCTATCCTACCGTCCTGGACGGCAAGATCTACGTGGCCGGCGGCATCCTGACGGCGGCGCCGGGCTTTACCGACCTGTTCGAATCCTACGATGCGGCCACCGACCGCTGGACGCGACTGGCGCCGCTGCCCGAAGGCCGCCACCACATCGCCCTGGCCGCGGCGGGCGGCAGGATCTACGGCATCGGCGGCTTCTCGGGCGCGATTCCCGACTGGCGCGCGCACGCCTCGGTGTTCGTGTACGACCCGAAGTCCGGCCGCTGGTCGAATGGCCCTTCCCTGCCGCAGGCGCGGGCCGAAGGCGTGGTCGCGACGAGCGGCGACAGGATCTATTTCATCGGCGGGCGTATCCCGACCAGCGCCGGCGCAAGGCACATCGGCGAGCACGCCGACACCAGCCGGGCCGAGGCCCTGGACGTCCGTTCGGGACGCTGGGAACGCATCGCCGACGCCCCCAGCGCGCGCAATAGCGCCGCCGGCGCGGTCATCGGCGACAAGATCTATGTGGTCGGCGGGCGCCAGATGGTGGCGCAGGCCGATGGCCGCTCGCGTCCGGTCAACGTGGCGACCCTGGAAGTATATGACCCGGCGACCAACCGCTGGGAAACCCGGGCCCCGATGCCGCTGGCCCAGGGCGGCCTGGCGGCGGCGGCCCATGGCGGCAAGCTGTATGTGTTCGGCGGCGAGCAGTTCGTGCCGCAAGCGAAGGTATTCGGCGAGTCCTGGGTCTACGATCCGGCGCTCGACCGCTGGTCGGCGCTGCCGGCCATGGCGACGCCGCGGCACGGGCATGGCGCCGCCGTCGTCGGCCAGCGCATCTACCTGATGGGTGGCGGGGAAAGGGTCGGGGTGGCGGCCAGTGCGGTGCATGAAGCGCTGGCGATGCCTGTGCGTTGA